The Agromyces marinus genome window below encodes:
- a CDS encoding glycerol-3-phosphate dehydrogenase/oxidase: MSRTTSPETTPTAPAPGARPEIAGLAARPTAEVIVIGGGINGIATFRDLALQGVDVVLIEQDDFVSGASAASSHMIHGGIRYLENGEFRLVRESVRERNGLLGTAPHYVKPLRTTVPIFSTLSGILSAPMRFLTHRQGRPAERGAALIKAGLTIYDSFSRGGGAVPRHRFLGAKTSLAELPALNPDLKYTATYYDASMHDPERLALDVLHDGLAAGPHARAANYAGAVALGAGGVRIRDAVTGHEFDLAADVVVNTTGPWTDLTNARLGRETRFMGGTKGSHIVLENDDLLAATGGREIFFEHSDGRIVLIYPIKGRVMVGTTDLEHDMREPATCTEAEVDYFFDLIAHVFPTVPVHRSQIVFRFSGVRPLPRHDDTRPGFVSRDYRLERTAVAERPGTVLLSLVGGKWTTFRALAEHLSDEVLDLLGRSRVRSTKGLPIGGGAGYPATDAARLVWVVGHGDGVGRERAEQLLERYGTRAERIIEAIEDAAETPLVGAPAHSREEIAWLAANERVVHLVDVVLRRTDLAFTGTVTAALLDELADVVGDVLGWDATTRAAESREARTVLAERHGVVLAEPAAR; the protein is encoded by the coding sequence ATGTCGCGCACCACGTCACCGGAGACGACCCCGACAGCCCCTGCACCCGGAGCCCGACCCGAGATCGCCGGGCTCGCGGCCCGGCCGACCGCCGAGGTGATCGTCATCGGCGGCGGCATCAACGGGATCGCGACCTTTCGCGACCTCGCCCTGCAGGGCGTCGACGTCGTGCTCATCGAACAGGACGACTTCGTCTCGGGCGCATCGGCTGCCTCGAGTCACATGATCCACGGCGGCATCCGCTACCTCGAGAACGGCGAGTTCCGACTGGTGCGGGAATCCGTCCGGGAACGCAACGGGCTCCTGGGGACCGCGCCGCACTACGTCAAGCCGCTGCGGACGACCGTGCCGATCTTCTCGACCCTCTCCGGAATCCTCTCCGCACCGATGCGGTTCCTCACCCATCGCCAGGGCAGGCCCGCCGAACGCGGCGCGGCCCTCATCAAGGCCGGCCTCACGATCTACGACTCGTTCTCGCGCGGCGGCGGTGCGGTGCCGCGCCACCGGTTCCTCGGGGCGAAGACGTCGCTCGCCGAACTGCCCGCGCTGAACCCGGACCTGAAGTACACCGCGACCTACTACGACGCGAGCATGCACGACCCCGAGCGACTCGCGCTCGACGTGCTGCACGACGGCCTCGCGGCAGGGCCCCACGCTCGCGCAGCCAACTACGCGGGCGCGGTCGCCCTCGGTGCCGGCGGAGTCCGCATCCGCGACGCCGTCACGGGGCACGAGTTCGACCTCGCCGCCGACGTCGTCGTGAACACCACCGGGCCGTGGACCGACCTCACCAACGCGCGACTCGGTCGCGAGACGCGGTTCATGGGCGGAACCAAGGGCTCGCACATCGTGCTCGAGAACGACGACCTGCTCGCCGCGACCGGCGGCCGCGAGATCTTCTTCGAGCACTCCGACGGCCGGATCGTGCTCATCTACCCGATCAAGGGCCGGGTCATGGTCGGCACGACCGACCTCGAGCACGACATGCGCGAGCCCGCGACCTGCACCGAAGCCGAAGTGGACTACTTCTTCGACCTCATCGCGCACGTTTTCCCAACCGTCCCCGTCCACCGCTCGCAGATCGTGTTCCGGTTCTCGGGCGTGCGGCCGCTGCCGCGCCACGACGACACCCGGCCCGGCTTCGTCAGTCGCGACTACCGCCTCGAACGAACGGCTGTCGCCGAGCGTCCGGGCACGGTCCTGCTCAGCCTCGTCGGCGGCAAGTGGACGACCTTCCGCGCGCTCGCCGAGCACCTGTCCGACGAGGTGCTCGACCTGCTCGGGCGGAGTCGCGTGCGCTCGACGAAGGGCCTGCCGATCGGCGGCGGCGCGGGCTACCCGGCGACGGATGCCGCCCGGCTCGTCTGGGTCGTCGGCCACGGCGACGGAGTGGGCCGCGAGCGTGCCGAGCAGTTGCTCGAGCGCTACGGCACGCGTGCCGAGCGCATCATCGAGGCGATCGAGGACGCCGCGGAGACGCCGCTCGTCGGCGCACCGGCCCATTCGCGCGAGGAGATCGCCTGGCTCGCCGCGAACGAACGCGTCGTGCACCTCGTCGACGTCGTCCTGCGCCGCACCGACCTGGCGTTCACCGGCACCGTGACCGCAGCCCTGCTCGACGAACTCGCCGACGTCGTCGGCGACGTGCTCGGGTGGGATGCGACGACGCGCGCCGCCGAGTCCCGCGAGGCGCGCACTGTGCTCGCCGAGCGCCACGGCGTCGTGCTCGCCGAGCCGGCCGCCCGCTGA
- a CDS encoding succinate dehydrogenase iron-sulfur subunit, which produces MTTATLETTSTDAAIRSFTVTFLIRRFDPEVDSEPRWQDFDVEMFATDRVLDALHKIKWEQDGSLTFRRSCAHGICGSDAMRINGRNRLACKTLIKDLDITKPIYVEAIKGLPLEKDLVVDMEPFFASFREVQPFLQANSTPEPGKERIQDVASRARFDDTTKCILCAACTSSCPVFWTDGQYFGPAAIVNAHRFIFDSRDDEAKVRLDILNDKEGVWRCRTTFNCTDACPRGIEVTKAIAEVKQAIMRGRP; this is translated from the coding sequence GTGACGACCGCCACGCTCGAGACCACGTCGACGGATGCCGCCATCCGCTCGTTCACCGTCACGTTCCTGATCCGCCGGTTCGACCCCGAGGTCGACTCGGAGCCGCGCTGGCAGGACTTCGACGTCGAGATGTTCGCGACCGACCGTGTGCTCGACGCCCTGCACAAGATCAAGTGGGAACAGGACGGCTCGCTGACCTTCCGCCGCTCGTGCGCGCACGGCATCTGCGGGTCCGACGCGATGCGCATCAACGGGCGCAACCGCCTGGCCTGCAAGACGCTCATCAAGGACCTCGACATCACCAAGCCCATCTACGTCGAGGCGATCAAGGGCCTGCCGCTCGAGAAGGACCTCGTGGTCGACATGGAGCCGTTCTTCGCGAGCTTCCGCGAGGTGCAGCCGTTCCTGCAGGCGAACTCCACGCCCGAGCCCGGCAAGGAGCGCATCCAGGACGTCGCCTCGCGCGCACGGTTCGACGACACCACGAAGTGCATCCTCTGCGCCGCGTGCACGTCCTCGTGCCCGGTGTTCTGGACCGACGGCCAGTACTTCGGCCCGGCCGCGATCGTGAACGCGCACCGCTTCATCTTCGACTCGCGCGACGACGAGGCGAAGGTGCGCCTCGACATCCTCAACGACAAGGAGGGAGTGTGGCGCTGCCGCACGACCTTCAACTGCACCGACGCGTGCCCCCGCGGCATCGAGGTGACCAAGGCGATCGCCGAGGTCAAGCAGGCGATCATGCGCGGGCGTCCCTGA
- a CDS encoding HAD family hydrolase: protein MTPEGPGVPTGSGPDGHARPVVLFDLDDTLMAHREAVDAGIALHLHERGYVADAASARALWHELEERHYHAYLAGSLSFEGQRRARAAEFALAHGETLDDADAGAWFDRYFERYRESWALHVDALPAMDAIERVLPGVRFGIITNGELDFQTAKLARLGLATERFEHVVASGAEGVAKPDRRLFGIAIERFAADAPVSGAAYVGDRLRTDAIGAAEAGLVGVWLNRSGEHPAETDAAAARAAGVLEIRTLAELAPLLAARLG from the coding sequence GTGACGCCCGAGGGGCCCGGGGTCCCGACCGGGTCCGGTCCGGACGGCCATGCCCGTCCGGTCGTGCTGTTCGATCTCGACGACACGCTCATGGCGCATCGTGAGGCGGTCGACGCGGGCATCGCGCTCCACCTGCACGAGCGCGGATACGTCGCGGACGCGGCATCCGCTCGTGCGCTCTGGCACGAGCTCGAAGAGCGGCACTACCACGCCTACCTCGCCGGCTCGCTGAGTTTCGAGGGGCAGCGGCGCGCCCGCGCGGCGGAGTTCGCGCTCGCGCACGGCGAGACGCTCGACGACGCCGACGCGGGCGCCTGGTTCGACCGGTACTTCGAGCGGTACCGGGAGTCGTGGGCGCTGCACGTCGATGCGCTCCCGGCGATGGACGCGATCGAACGCGTCCTGCCGGGCGTGCGGTTCGGGATCATCACGAACGGCGAGCTCGACTTCCAGACCGCCAAGCTCGCGCGCCTGGGGCTTGCGACCGAGCGGTTCGAGCACGTCGTGGCATCCGGTGCCGAAGGGGTCGCCAAGCCCGACCGGCGACTGTTCGGGATCGCGATCGAACGGTTCGCCGCCGATGCACCCGTGTCGGGCGCCGCCTACGTCGGCGATCGGCTCCGCACCGACGCGATCGGGGCGGCCGAGGCCGGGCTCGTGGGCGTCTGGCTGAACCGGTCGGGCGAACACCCGGCCGAGACGGATGCCGCGGCGGCCCGCGCCGCGGGGGTGCTCGAGATCCGCACGCTCGCCGAGCTCGCGCCCCTCCTCGCCGCGCGCCTGGGCTGA
- a CDS encoding sugar-binding transcriptional regulator, which translates to MRDALRAAHLYYLQDLTMDAIARELHTSRSSVSRLLSHARDTGLVEISIHSPLDLPSRLEQEILDRHGVAAHVVPVPDHASDVDRLERVALSAARILSRFIDSNQTIGVAWGSTMSAMSRHLTPKATHNSEIVQLNGAGNLRTTGILYASELLRRFGDAFGARVQQFPVPAFFDDPATKEAFWRERSTRRLLDLQAAMDVAIFGIGSPFAEVPSHVYQGGYLERADYEALSGDGVVGDVATVFYRSDGSTDGIPLNARATGPDFEVLRRAPRRICVVSGRAKLPGLRGALAGDLITDLIVDEGTARRLVEAR; encoded by the coding sequence ATGCGCGACGCGCTGCGCGCGGCCCACCTGTACTACCTGCAGGACCTCACCATGGACGCGATCGCCAGGGAACTGCACACCTCACGATCCTCGGTCTCGCGGCTGCTCAGCCACGCCCGAGACACCGGGCTCGTCGAGATCTCGATCCACTCGCCGCTCGACCTGCCGAGCCGGCTCGAACAGGAGATCCTCGACCGCCACGGCGTCGCGGCCCACGTCGTCCCGGTGCCCGACCACGCGAGCGACGTCGACCGGCTCGAGCGGGTCGCCCTCTCGGCTGCACGGATTCTCAGTCGCTTCATCGACTCGAACCAGACGATCGGTGTCGCGTGGGGCTCCACGATGAGCGCCATGAGCCGCCACCTCACCCCGAAGGCGACGCACAACTCCGAGATCGTGCAATTGAACGGCGCGGGCAACCTCCGCACGACCGGCATCCTCTACGCATCGGAGCTCCTGCGGCGATTCGGCGACGCCTTCGGCGCACGCGTGCAGCAGTTCCCCGTGCCCGCGTTCTTCGACGACCCCGCGACGAAGGAGGCGTTCTGGCGAGAGCGCAGCACGCGGCGCCTCCTCGACCTGCAGGCCGCGATGGACGTGGCGATCTTCGGCATCGGCTCGCCCTTCGCCGAGGTGCCCAGCCACGTCTACCAGGGCGGCTACCTCGAGCGCGCGGACTACGAGGCGCTGAGCGGCGACGGTGTCGTCGGCGACGTCGCGACCGTCTTCTACCGGTCCGACGGCTCGACCGACGGGATCCCCCTGAACGCACGGGCGACCGGGCCCGACTTCGAGGTACTGCGCCGCGCGCCGCGACGCATCTGCGTCGTGTCGGGCCGAGCGAAGCTTCCCGGCCTTCGCGGGGCCCTCGCCGGCGACCTCATCACCGACCTGATCGTCGACGAGGGCACGGCCCGCCGGCTCGTCGAAGCCCGATGA
- the trpS gene encoding tryptophan--tRNA ligase — protein MNTARPVVFSGMQPSGDSLHLGNYLGALVNWVALQEDHDPIYCVVDLHAITVQQDPAVLREATRRTAAQYLAAGVDPERSTLFVQSHVPAHAELAWVLGTLTGFGEASRMTQFKDKSARYGSEATTVGLFTYPVLMAADILLYGTQLVPVGDDQRQHLELTRDLAGRFNSRFGDTLVVPEAMIPKESARIYDLQDPTAKMSKSAASPNGLINLMDDPKVIAKRIKSAVTDTEREIRYDPKAKPGIANLLDIHATVTGRSIPELEAEYAGRGYGDLKKDVAEAVVERVSPIRERTLALMEDPAELDRLLAIGAEKASERAERTLDAVYERVGFLRRR, from the coding sequence ATGAACACCGCACGCCCCGTCGTCTTCTCCGGCATGCAGCCGTCCGGCGACTCCCTCCACCTCGGCAACTACCTCGGCGCCCTGGTGAACTGGGTCGCCCTGCAGGAAGACCACGACCCGATCTACTGCGTCGTCGACCTGCACGCGATCACCGTCCAGCAGGATCCGGCCGTGCTTCGCGAGGCCACCCGGCGCACGGCCGCGCAGTACCTCGCCGCCGGGGTCGACCCCGAGCGCTCGACGCTGTTCGTGCAGTCGCACGTGCCGGCGCACGCCGAGCTGGCGTGGGTGCTCGGCACACTCACCGGCTTCGGCGAGGCGAGCCGGATGACGCAGTTCAAGGACAAGTCGGCGCGCTACGGCTCCGAGGCGACGACCGTCGGGCTGTTCACCTACCCGGTGCTCATGGCCGCCGACATCCTGCTCTACGGCACGCAGCTCGTCCCCGTCGGGGACGACCAGCGTCAGCACCTCGAGCTCACGCGCGACCTCGCGGGCCGCTTCAACTCACGCTTCGGCGACACGCTCGTCGTGCCCGAGGCGATGATCCCGAAGGAGTCGGCGCGGATCTACGACCTGCAGGACCCGACCGCGAAGATGTCGAAGTCGGCCGCGAGCCCGAACGGCCTGATCAACCTCATGGACGACCCGAAGGTGATCGCCAAGCGCATCAAGAGCGCGGTGACCGACACCGAGCGCGAGATCCGCTACGACCCGAAGGCCAAGCCCGGCATCGCGAACCTGCTCGACATCCACGCGACGGTCACGGGCCGGTCGATCCCCGAACTCGAGGCCGAATACGCCGGGCGCGGGTACGGCGACCTGAAGAAGGATGTCGCCGAGGCGGTCGTCGAGCGAGTCTCGCCGATCCGCGAGCGCACGCTCGCGCTCATGGAGGACCCGGCCGAGCTCGACCGCCTGCTCGCGATCGGCGCCGAGAAGGCCTCGGAGCGCGCCGAACGCACGCTCGATGCGGTGTACGAGCGAGTCGGCTTCCTGCGTCGGCGGTGA
- a CDS encoding YihY/virulence factor BrkB family protein translates to MSDRGRGRTEPASAVSPDGESSTANGAGSATARVRERLEAASAPIRERLDEPITHVERLTQRTMALFPVRVWRRFLARNGFLLTAGMSYQSLFAVFAAIYIVFAVAGIWLFNDQETLNALLTIINTYAPGLVGENGLITPAALQEAATSSTSLFGWTGAVALGGLIWTAIGWVTYSRMAVRSIFGLPKDDRAYLYLKARDFAAAFLFGLTILVAAVLSILATGFLGWVFGLVGLDLSVKSDLVNAGLQVGALVVVFVIDTFALAVMFRFLSGAEMPWRRMWVGSLVGSIALSGLQLLGGWVLSWAGTNPLLATFTVLVSLLLWFRIASIIILVAAAWIAVEAADRNESLRRVSEEQLEAERRQREYEAMVTTARVRVREAAAAAAAARWFERPVAGRRLARARRDLDAIQADAPPPPPSRTHSWLTEPPSRED, encoded by the coding sequence GTGAGCGATCGGGGCCGGGGGCGAACGGAGCCTGCATCCGCAGTCTCGCCCGATGGGGAATCCTCGACGGCGAACGGAGCCGGGTCGGCGACCGCCCGCGTGCGCGAGCGCCTCGAGGCCGCCAGTGCGCCGATCCGGGAACGCCTCGACGAGCCGATCACGCACGTCGAACGGCTGACGCAGCGGACGATGGCGCTGTTCCCGGTTCGGGTGTGGCGCAGGTTCCTCGCGCGCAACGGGTTCCTGCTCACGGCGGGGATGAGCTACCAGTCGCTGTTCGCCGTGTTCGCGGCGATCTACATCGTGTTCGCGGTCGCGGGCATCTGGCTGTTCAACGACCAGGAGACGCTGAACGCGCTGCTCACCATCATCAACACGTACGCACCGGGACTCGTCGGCGAGAACGGGCTCATCACGCCGGCAGCGCTGCAGGAGGCGGCCACGTCGAGCACGAGCCTGTTCGGCTGGACCGGCGCAGTCGCCCTCGGCGGTCTGATCTGGACGGCCATCGGGTGGGTCACCTACTCCCGGATGGCCGTCCGCAGCATCTTCGGCCTGCCGAAGGACGATCGCGCGTACCTGTACCTGAAGGCCCGAGATTTCGCCGCTGCGTTCCTGTTCGGGCTGACGATCCTCGTCGCGGCCGTGCTCTCGATCCTCGCGACGGGCTTCCTCGGCTGGGTGTTCGGCCTGGTCGGACTCGACCTCTCCGTGAAGTCGGATCTCGTGAACGCCGGCCTGCAGGTCGGGGCGCTCGTGGTCGTGTTCGTGATCGACACCTTCGCGCTCGCGGTGATGTTCCGGTTCCTCTCGGGCGCCGAGATGCCCTGGCGGCGGATGTGGGTCGGGTCGCTCGTCGGGTCGATCGCGCTGAGCGGCCTGCAGCTGCTCGGCGGATGGGTGCTCTCATGGGCCGGGACGAACCCGCTGCTCGCGACGTTCACGGTGCTCGTCTCCCTGCTGCTCTGGTTCCGGATCGCGAGCATCATCATCCTCGTGGCTGCGGCGTGGATCGCGGTGGAAGCGGCCGACCGCAACGAGTCCCTCCGGCGCGTGAGCGAGGAGCAGCTCGAGGCGGAGCGGCGTCAGCGCGAGTACGAGGCGATGGTGACCACGGCGCGCGTGCGCGTGCGGGAGGCCGCCGCGGCGGCCGCCGCCGCCAGGTGGTTCGAGCGCCCCGTGGCCGGCAGGCGACTGGCTCGCGCGCGGCGCGACCTCGATGCGATCCAGGCGGATGCCCCGCCCCCGCCGCCGTCGCGGACGCACAGCTGGCTGACCGAGCCGCCCAGCCGCGAGGACTGA
- a CDS encoding exodeoxyribonuclease III: MPSASPLRIVSANVNGVRAAFRRGMGDWLAAADVDVLALQEVRASTDDLAELLGDEWSILHDPATAKGRAGVAIASRERAHIHRVELGADVHDTAGRWLEADYEVAGRIVTVVSCYVPSGEAETPKQVEKYHFLDAMSERMAELASHELAVVVGDLNVGHRTLDIKNWKGNVKNAGFLPEERAYFDRFLGAEGEEGYNAGAGLGWIDLGRRHAGEVPGPYTWWSYRGKAFDNDTGWRIDYQLATPALAEAMVAYSVGRAAAYDERWSDHAPVIVDYAI; encoded by the coding sequence ATGCCCTCCGCCTCCCCGCTCCGGATCGTCAGCGCCAACGTCAACGGGGTCCGCGCGGCGTTCCGCCGTGGCATGGGCGACTGGCTCGCCGCGGCCGACGTCGACGTCCTCGCCCTGCAGGAGGTGCGTGCGTCGACCGACGACCTCGCGGAACTGCTGGGCGACGAGTGGAGCATCCTGCACGACCCGGCGACCGCGAAGGGCCGTGCCGGCGTCGCGATCGCGAGCCGCGAGCGCGCGCACATCCACCGCGTGGAACTCGGCGCCGACGTGCACGACACCGCCGGGCGCTGGCTCGAGGCCGACTACGAGGTGGCCGGCCGCATCGTGACGGTCGTGAGCTGCTACGTGCCCTCCGGCGAGGCCGAGACGCCGAAGCAGGTCGAGAAGTACCACTTCCTCGACGCGATGAGCGAGCGGATGGCCGAGCTCGCCTCGCACGAGCTCGCCGTCGTCGTCGGCGACCTGAACGTCGGCCACCGCACGCTCGACATCAAGAACTGGAAGGGCAACGTCAAGAACGCGGGGTTCCTCCCCGAGGAGCGCGCATACTTCGACCGCTTCCTCGGCGCCGAGGGCGAGGAGGGCTACAACGCCGGAGCCGGACTCGGATGGATCGACCTCGGTCGCCGCCACGCCGGCGAAGTGCCCGGCCCGTACACCTGGTGGTCGTACCGCGGCAAGGCGTTCGACAACGACACCGGCTGGCGCATCGACTACCAGCTCGCGACGCCCGCCCTCGCGGAGGCGATGGTCGCGTACTCCGTGGGGCGCGCAGCCGCCTACGACGAGCGATGGTCCGACCACGCTCCCGTCATCGTCGACTACGCCATCTGA
- the glpK gene encoding glycerol kinase GlpK, which yields MADYILAIDQGTTSTRAIIFDKHGTIVSTGQLEHEQILPKAGWVEHDPKEIWNNTREVIGQALGKADLTRHDIAAVGITNQRETAVVWDRTTGEPVYNAIVWQDTRTQPIVDRLAADGGVERFKAKVGLPLATYFSGTKIVWILENVEGAREKAEAGDLIFGTTDTWVLWNLTGGVDGGVHATDVTNASRTMFMDLETLEWDDEILGAFGVPRSMMPEIRSSSEVYGEASSSSLLRETPIAGILGDQQAATFGQAAFEAGEAKNTYGTGNFLIFNTGEEIVHSKNGLLTTVGYKLGDQPVHYALEGSIAVTGSLVQWLRDNLGLISSAPEVEELAKSVEDNGGAYFVPAFSGLFAPYWRPDARGALVGLTRYVNKGHIARAALEAIAFQTRDVVEAVNADAGIDLTELRVDGGATANDTLLQFQADILGVPVVRPVVAETTALGAAYAAGLAVGFWADLDDLAKNWQEDRRWEPAMETGEQERLVRNWKKAVTKTLDWVDDDVS from the coding sequence ATGGCCGACTACATCCTGGCGATCGACCAGGGAACCACCAGCACCCGCGCGATCATCTTCGACAAGCACGGGACGATCGTCTCGACCGGGCAGCTCGAACACGAGCAGATCCTCCCCAAGGCCGGCTGGGTCGAACACGACCCCAAGGAGATCTGGAACAACACGAGGGAGGTCATCGGGCAGGCGCTCGGCAAGGCCGACCTCACCCGCCACGACATCGCCGCCGTGGGCATCACCAACCAGCGCGAGACCGCCGTGGTCTGGGACCGCACGACCGGCGAGCCGGTCTACAACGCGATCGTCTGGCAGGACACCCGCACGCAGCCGATCGTCGACCGGCTCGCGGCCGACGGCGGCGTCGAACGCTTCAAGGCCAAGGTCGGGCTGCCGCTCGCGACGTACTTCTCGGGCACCAAGATCGTCTGGATCCTCGAGAACGTCGAGGGCGCGCGCGAGAAGGCCGAGGCCGGCGACCTCATCTTCGGCACCACCGACACCTGGGTGCTGTGGAACCTCACGGGCGGCGTCGACGGAGGCGTGCACGCGACGGATGTCACCAACGCCAGCCGCACGATGTTCATGGACCTCGAGACCCTCGAGTGGGACGACGAGATCCTCGGCGCCTTCGGCGTGCCGCGCTCGATGATGCCCGAGATCAGGTCCTCCTCGGAGGTCTACGGCGAGGCCTCGTCCTCGAGCCTGCTCCGCGAGACGCCCATCGCCGGCATCCTCGGCGACCAGCAGGCCGCGACCTTCGGGCAGGCCGCGTTCGAGGCCGGCGAGGCGAAGAACACCTACGGCACGGGCAACTTCCTGATCTTCAACACGGGCGAGGAGATCGTCCACTCGAAGAACGGGCTGCTCACGACCGTCGGCTACAAGCTCGGCGACCAGCCCGTGCACTACGCGCTCGAGGGATCCATCGCGGTCACCGGCTCGCTCGTTCAGTGGCTGCGCGACAACCTCGGCCTGATCTCCTCGGCCCCCGAGGTCGAGGAGCTCGCGAAGTCCGTCGAGGACAACGGCGGCGCCTACTTCGTGCCCGCCTTCTCGGGGCTCTTCGCTCCCTACTGGCGTCCGGACGCACGCGGCGCGCTCGTGGGCCTGACCCGCTACGTGAACAAGGGGCACATCGCGCGAGCGGCACTCGAGGCGATCGCGTTCCAGACGCGCGACGTCGTGGAAGCCGTGAACGCCGATGCGGGGATCGACCTCACGGAACTGCGCGTCGACGGCGGCGCGACGGCCAACGACACGCTGCTGCAGTTCCAGGCCGACATCCTCGGCGTGCCCGTCGTGCGCCCGGTCGTCGCCGAGACGACCGCCCTCGGCGCGGCCTACGCCGCGGGCCTCGCCGTCGGATTCTGGGCCGACCTCGACGACCTCGCGAAGAACTGGCAGGAGGACCGCCGCTGGGAGCCCGCGATGGAGACCGGTGAGCAGGAGCGCCTCGTGCGCAACTGGAAGAAGGCCGTCACGAAGACCCTCGACTGGGTCGACGACGACGTGAGCTGA
- the ribD gene encoding bifunctional diaminohydroxyphosphoribosylaminopyrimidine deaminase/5-amino-6-(5-phosphoribosylamino)uracil reductase RibD, with the protein MTTATRTTAEADAMRRALELAERGPATGVNPRVGCVILSPDGEVIADGWHRGAGTAHAEVDALDALDPGAARGATAIVTLEPCNHVGRTGPCARALVDAGIARVVYAVADPGPHSAGGAQTLRDAGVDVESGVLADEVEALLEDWLFAARERRPRITVKWASSLDGRVAAADGTSRWITGDHARADVHRRRAAADAIAVGAGTVLADDPALTARDDHGALLEDQPVPVVFGRRPLPEGAALRSHPREPILLAGGDLGADLEELQRRGIRSLFVEGGPTLATAFLAAGLVDELLVYLAPALIGGPRTAVGDLGVATIADAPRLRISDLVRLGDDVLVVARPAHPETPTPGRA; encoded by the coding sequence ATGACCACGGCCACGCGGACGACGGCGGAAGCCGACGCGATGCGCCGCGCACTCGAACTGGCGGAGCGCGGTCCGGCGACCGGGGTGAACCCGCGCGTCGGCTGCGTGATCCTCTCCCCCGACGGCGAGGTGATCGCCGATGGATGGCACCGGGGCGCCGGCACCGCGCACGCGGAGGTCGACGCACTCGACGCGCTCGACCCCGGTGCCGCGCGCGGCGCGACCGCGATCGTGACGCTCGAACCCTGCAACCACGTCGGGCGCACGGGCCCGTGCGCCCGCGCCCTCGTCGACGCCGGCATCGCGCGCGTCGTGTACGCGGTCGCCGACCCCGGCCCGCACTCCGCGGGCGGTGCGCAGACCCTGCGCGACGCGGGCGTCGACGTCGAGTCGGGCGTCCTCGCCGACGAGGTCGAGGCGCTGCTCGAGGACTGGCTCTTCGCGGCCCGCGAACGCCGCCCCCGCATCACCGTCAAGTGGGCGTCGAGCCTCGACGGTCGCGTCGCGGCCGCCGACGGCACCAGCCGGTGGATCACGGGCGATCACGCGCGCGCCGACGTGCACCGCCGACGCGCCGCAGCCGACGCCATCGCCGTCGGCGCCGGCACCGTGCTCGCCGACGACCCAGCGCTCACCGCCCGCGACGACCACGGGGCGCTGCTCGAGGACCAGCCGGTGCCGGTCGTGTTCGGACGACGGCCGCTGCCCGAGGGCGCCGCCCTGCGCTCGCACCCGCGCGAACCGATCCTGCTCGCCGGCGGCGACCTCGGCGCGGACCTCGAGGAACTGCAGCGCCGCGGCATCCGCTCGCTCTTCGTCGAGGGAGGCCCGACGCTCGCGACCGCGTTCCTGGCCGCGGGCCTCGTCGACGAACTGCTCGTCTACCTCGCTCCCGCCCTCATCGGCGGGCCTCGAACCGCGGTCGGCGACCTCGGCGTCGCGACCATCGCCGACGCGCCACGACTGCGCATCTCCGACCTCGTGCGCCTCGGCGACGACGTGCTCGTCGTCGCCAGGCCGGCGCACCCCGAGACCCCCACCCCAGGAAGGGCGTGA
- a CDS encoding MIP/aquaporin family protein: protein MLVLLGCGVVANVALAKTKGFNGGFLMVNIGWGLAVFSGVVVAYASGAHINPAVTVGLVANGATEFGNPAFGTTVPVDAVSVLTFIGAQMIGAFLGAIIVWLGYKQHFDGEPEPANKLGVFSTGPAIRSYGWNLVTEIIGTFVLVFVVIGFGRNGDASGLAALGALPVALLVIGIGASLGGPTGYAINPARDLGPRIAHAILPIQGKGSSDWSYSWVPVVGPLIGGVLAGWAALAALPVLG from the coding sequence ATGCTCGTGCTGCTCGGCTGCGGAGTCGTGGCGAACGTCGCCCTGGCCAAGACGAAGGGCTTCAACGGCGGCTTCCTCATGGTCAACATCGGCTGGGGCCTCGCGGTCTTCTCCGGTGTCGTCGTGGCCTACGCGTCGGGCGCGCACATCAACCCGGCCGTCACGGTCGGCCTCGTCGCCAACGGTGCCACCGAGTTCGGCAACCCGGCATTCGGGACGACCGTCCCGGTGGACGCGGTCTCGGTGCTCACCTTCATCGGCGCGCAGATGATCGGCGCCTTCCTCGGCGCGATCATCGTCTGGCTCGGCTACAAGCAGCACTTCGACGGCGAGCCCGAGCCCGCCAACAAGCTCGGCGTGTTCTCGACCGGCCCCGCCATCCGCTCCTACGGCTGGAACCTCGTGACCGAGATCATCGGCACGTTCGTGCTCGTGTTCGTCGTGATCGGGTTCGGCCGCAACGGCGACGCGTCGGGCCTTGCCGCACTCGGCGCGCTGCCGGTCGCCCTCCTGGTCATCGGTATCGGCGCGTCGCTCGGTGGCCCGACCGGGTACGCGATCAACCCGGCCCGCGACCTCGGCCCGCGCATCGCGCACGCCATCCTGCCCATCCAGGGCAAGGGCTCCAGCGACTGGTCCTACTCGTGGGTCCCGGTCGTCGGCCCGCTCATCGGCGGCGTGCTCGCCGGATGGGCGGCCCTCGCCGCGCTGCCCGTCCTGGGCTGA